From the Schistocerca piceifrons isolate TAMUIC-IGC-003096 chromosome 2, iqSchPice1.1, whole genome shotgun sequence genome, the window ctgtccataatgtaggttttttatgtcgataaatccccttcctccttcctttctgcttaatgtgaatctttctgttgctgaatgtatgtgatgtattctatatttgtggcattgtgatcgtgtaagtgtattgagtgcttctaggtctgtgttactccatttcactactccaaatgagtaggtcaatattggtatggcataggtatttatagcttttgtcttgtttcttgctgtcaattctgttttcagtatttttgttggtctttgtctatatttttcttttagttctttgatatttgtattatctattcctattttttgtctgtatcctagatatttataggcatccgttttttccatcgcttctatgcagtcgctgtggttatccaatatgtaatcttcttgtttagtgtgttttcccttgactatgctattttccttacatttgtctgttccaaaagccatatttatatcattgctgaatacttctgttatctttagtaattggttgagttgttgatttgttgctgccagtagttttagatcatccatgtatagcaaatgtgtgattttgtgggggtatgttccagtaatattgtatccataatttgtattatttagcatgttggatagtgggttcagagcaaggcagaaccagaaaggacttaatgagtctccttggtatattccacgcttaatctgtattggctatgatgtgatattatttgaatttgtttggatgttaagtgtggttttccaattttccattactatgtttaggaactgtatcaatttaggatctactttgtatatttccaatatttgtagtaaccatgagtggggtacactatcaaaagctttttggtaatcaatgtatgcgacctttgtttagttttagcttgatatgtcacctctgcatctattacagttgctctttacatcctcgtgctcctttgcaacagccgctttgttcttcatttataattttgttctgtgttgtatgtgtcattaatttctgtttaatgactgaagttaatattttgtatattgttggtaggcatgttatggggtgatatttagctgggttcgctgtgtctgcttgatctttaggtttcagatatgttattccgtgtgtaagtgtatcagggaatgtgtatgggtctgcaatgtaactgttaaataatttagttagatgtgaatgtgttgaggtgaacttcttaaaccagaaatttgctattttgtcatttccaggggctttccaattgtgagtagaattaatggcttgggtgacttcatgttgcaaaattaccacttcaggcatttgtggtatcatcttgtatgtgtctgtttctgcttgtatccaccgtgcatgcctgttatgttgtaccgggtttgaccatatgttgctccagaagtgttccatgtctgttatgtttggtggattgtttattttaatgcgtgtgttatctattgtctggtaaaatttcttttggtttgtgttgaatgtttggttttgtttccttctattttcacttttttgtatcttctgagtcgtttggctaatgcttgtaatttctgcttcttttcgtctaattgctctgtcgcttcttgttgtgagattttacctaacctttttcgtttcttttccgagatttcatttcttataaattgtgttagctgtccaatgtcttttctcagtttttctattctgatctgtagcctgtgttgccatgctggttttgtgggtttcttctgtgtgttggttggttctgatctctgcctagtgtgtatatttagtgtagtgagtcctcctatataaaccagtagttgtaactcttccatagttgtgttttcgtttattttgttgtgtatgattgtgttgctaGTTTttattgtttcgacttgtgggttatttggcggtctatgcaagaatggtctaatgtctgtatttgtgtctttgtattctatatatgttagctgaaattcttcttctatatctaacatgtgtgtcacttcgagttctatttgtgcttgttctggtggctgtcttaagatttcgttttccgctgattgtttaattgatgcgtgttgttctttgtttgtttgctctgggatgtttgagtccattactgtattttcttcttcttctgattgcacattattttgttccagtatttgttgtacttgatgtttgatgttttctaattctgactggggtatcctgttattttttattattacacggatctgatcagctagtcattgctctgttaaaaattttaattctgagtatctgataataaatgttgcgtatacttgtgatctgtatccagttgtgttggttcctaggtttgttgcttggtaataacagaacatgaggtgtcgattaacttcatctgaccatctcatcctctgtctttgttttccttctaggatggttgcaggaagcatatcctgcaaaacacctctatttggatttaaatcattttccagttggctagcagtgtcgttaccattgtgggcgggcataggattCAAGCGTcttccccgaccatgacggcgcttgtccgaggcttctttagttctgtcctgaaccaactaatcacactaaaagggggattAGCCCTATTGgttgtttgttctttttgtcgccttttacgactggcagaacataccagagtcctcctcctcgtcctcctcctcgtcctcctcctcgtcctcctcctcgtcctcctcctcgtcctcctcctcgtcctcctcctcgtcctcctcctcctcctcctcctcgtcctcctcctcctcctcgtcctcctcgtcctcctcctcctcctcctcctcctcctcctcgtcctcgtcctcctcctcgtcctcctcctcgtcctcctcctcgtcctcgtcctcgtcctcgtcctcgtcctcgtcctcgtcctcgtcctcgtcctcctcctcctcctcgtcctcctcctcgtcctcctcctcgtcctcctcctcgtcctcctcctcgtcctcctcctcgtcctcgtcctcgtcctcgtcctcgtcctcgtcctcgtcctcgtcctcgtcctcgtcctcgtcctcgtcctcctcctcgtcctcgtcctcgtcctcgtcctcgtcctcctcctcgtcctcgtcctcgtcctcctcctcgtcctcctcctcgtcctcctcctcgtcctcctcctcgtcctcctcctcgtcctcctcctcctcgtcctcctcctcgtcctcctcctcgtcctcctcctcgtcctcctcctcgtcctcctcctcgtcctcctcctcctcctcctcctcctcctccttttttattatttttttcattattttcattattttttttatttttattatttttcattattattattttttttaattatttttatttatttttattattattattatttttatttttattattattatttctctttcctgtctcagacgttacgtctggtcaaatgacgcggaccttgatcaagcgttacttccttttaactgtacggtatatgttacattgcatttaggaactttcgtgtaaatgaacaagtatcaataattatagatttctgtagttgtatatataagtttggttggttagttgggttaaagattaaagggaccaaactacaaaggtcatcggtcccttgtttcataaaaacacagagcagagtgaaactatccaccaggcaggcgaagcactaaaagaaaaattccgggggaagaaaagccccatagtCCATTGgaagacaacacggaaaacagagcacagcaacaaaaacaacagagagaacaaaggcagaaggaattaaaactgcacagcagaggactgtggctggctgatcacgaaaataataggaggagccagccactctgcaacacgctaaaacctccagcctaaaagtttagggcggagtcgaatcacaacacaaaacgAATGAAAAGAGAGAGCgcaaaagagggtgatgttaaaaaaaaaaatttaaatggacctataaaagccgcttgcgtgaataaaacttaaaacccgatctgccatagagacattgtcacctaaaagagatgataaagcaccctggagattaaaagtttgcctgagggcggttaaaagaggacagtccaacaatatatgggccaccgtcataagCGCACCACAgtgacaatgaggggggtcctctcgacgcagcagatgaccatgcgtcagccaagagtgaccaatgcggagcctacagagaaccacagaatctctgcgagaggcccgcatggaggaaccccacacggtcggggcctcctttacacgccgcagcttgttgggtacagacagggtgcgccattcgtctgcccacatcccaaagacccgacggcgtaacaccgatcggagatcagttgccgggaggccgatctccaacggcagtttgcgggtggcttctttagctaacttgtcggcgtgttcgttgcccgctatcccaacgtgtcccggggtccatatgaacaccactgaacggccacgttgttcaagagcatgaacggactcctggatggcaacaacaatgggatggcgtgggtagcactggtcaagagcctggagactactgagagagtcactgcaaatgacaaaagactcgccagtgctggtacgaacacgctcaagggcacgaaaaatagctgttagctctgcggtgtaaacactgcagccgccCGGCAAGGAGTGCTGGTCGACATAATTCGCATGAacgtaagcgtaccccacacggccatcaaccattgAGCCATtggtatagataacctccgagtcccgggatgcgtcgaggagagcaagaaattggcggcgcaagactgcaggaggaactgaatccttttgccattgggagaggtccagctgaagctgcggccgacggatacaccaaggtggtgtatgtgggcggacctgaaaagcagatggaagaggcaaagactcgagttcactaaggagtgaccgaacacggatcccaattgcgtggcctgatcgcggccgccggcgtggaagatggactgccgcatcggcgaaaaggagacggttgttagggtgacggggagaacaacggacgtgggcagcatagttggctaagagttgttgacgccgaatgtggagcggaggaaccccagcctcagcaagtaggctattaacaggactggtgcggaaagctcctgtcgcctgtcgaatcccacagtggtgaacggggtccagcagttgcaacgctgagggcgacgctgagccatacgccacactcccataatccagtcgggacagcacaagggctttgtagagctggagcagcgtgttacggtctgcaccccaagttgtgttgctgaggcagcggagggcattcagatgctgccagcactgacgcttgagctcacgaatatgtggaagccaagtaagccgggcatcgaacagcaatcccagaaaacggtgaatgtcaacaaccctgagcgtagcatcctgaagatagagctcagggtggggatggacagtgcgacgccgacaaaaatgcataacacaagtcttcgcaggagaaaactgaaacccatgggctagggaccacgcctgcgccttgcgtatggctccctgcaaccgacgttctgcagcaccaatggtggaggagctgaaaaagatgcagaaatcgtcagcatataacgtgggtgagacagacgaccctactgctgctgcaaggccattaatggccacaaggaaaaggggcacgctcaatacagagccctgtggaacgtcgttctcctggatatgaagtgaactatgggatgtgccaattaaaacgcggaatgtccgaacagataaaaaattctgaataaaaatggggagagagccccggagaccccacccgtgcaacctggcgagaatatggtgccgccacgtcgtgtcatatgctctggagaggtcgaaaaagacggagacaaggtgttggcgcctggaaaaagcagtgcggattgcagactcgaggaagaccaaagtatcggcggtggaacggccctgacggaagccgctctggcatggagccagaagaccgcgagactcgagcagccaacacagccgtcgactcaccatgcgttccagcagcttgcacagagtatttgttaagctgatgggccgataactatccacagtaagcgggtccttaccaggcttcagcaccggaatgatggcactttctcgccactgcgacggaaagacaccatcaccccataggcggttgaagatggcaagaacacatcgctgacagtccggggacaggtgtttgagcatctgattgtggacgccatctggcccagaggctgtatcggggcactgtgccagggcgctctggagttcccacaaactaaatggggcgttatacacctcagggtggcgagaagcgaaagaaagccgtttgccttcctcccggcgtttgagcgcgcgaaacgcaggcgggtaattccccgacgcagaggcccgaacatagtgctgtgcgaaatgctcggcgattgcatcggcatcggtggagactgccccgttgatggtaagccctggtacacctgtagagtactgcaatccaaaaatgcgccgaatcttcagccacacctgggagggggaagtacgggaaccaatgttggaaacgtacctctcccaacactcctgtttccgccgtttgataagcctccgtacctgagcacggagacgtttgaataaaatgaggttctccaaagacgggtgccgcttatggcgCTGAaaagcccgccgacgttctttaatggcgtcagcgacctctggagaccaccaaggcaccgactttcgccgggggcaccctaacgaacgaggaatggtacgttccgcagcggaaacaatcgctgcagtcagtgtctcaaccgccacatcgatggtaccattggggagagagtcaacagtggcagcagaggagaacgtgtcccagtttgccttgctaaatgcccatctaggcgagCGCGCAAGGGAGCGACACTGTCGTAGTGAAAcgaagatcggaaaatggtcactaccacacaagtcctcgtggactctccagtggaccgatggtacaagtcctgggctgcacaacgacagatctatggccgagaacgtgccatgcgccacactgaaatgtgtggcggcgccagtgtttaagaggcagaggtcgagttgggagatgagattctcgacctccctgcctcggccagtaaccttcgttccaccccacaggggattgtgggcgttaaaatcccccaggagaagaaaaggcgtggggagttgggcgacaagtgcagccaagtcggtcagggagactgtaccacctggagggagatagacactgcagacggttatgtcctgcgtagtccttacacggacagccacagcttccaatgatgtttgaaggggcacaggagcactatatacagaggtaaggacatacacgcaggctccacctgacacacaattgtaagtgctacggttgcagtaatagcccctgtatccacgaaggacaggggtccgcattgccgggaaccaggtttcttggagggcaatgcagaaagcaggtgtcaggcttagaagctgccgtagctcagggagatggctaaaataaccgccacaattccactggaggattgtacaaagcgtgtccggtaggggcattcaggcactgaaaaggcaaattacttggcagggtcacatgctgccaccgactgagcgacGGACGTCACTACAGCCATCGTTTCTGAAGAGACGGCGAGATcaaggtcatcaggggacgcaaagagctcgacctcgtcctcagaggctgagctgacagggagcGTTGGTGCGGGAGCCACTGtgtccttatccttcttggagagcttcctcttctctctcgtctttgggaggagggttggcatgctgggagggctgtCCTGACGCattgtcaggaacagaggaagagcgtgaagcccttcgaccagcagctggtggctttttcagccactggctagtgtcttgtgagacactggggaagtccgtGGAAGGGacgcccccaagggatcccttccgaacaagtgaggccggaggaggctgttgcgtctccggctgagcagccggagggagctgtcgcttccccggctgaggagccggagaggacCGTCGCTGCTCCAGCTGAGAGGTGAGGACcaacgtccccggttgcttggggcgcactgctcccaaactcggtgttttgggagcagtggaagaaagagcggcctgtcccagcggtggggcagacgttacttgatttctctgtgggccaacagagaagggagtctgtgcaggagctggtggcggcagtgtgacggtagcgtaactcctcaacataggagtggggttgagtcgttctaatttcttcttggcctcttggtaacttaaaaggtccaaggtcttaatttcttgtatcttccgctctcgt encodes:
- the LOC124775654 gene encoding cilia- and flagella-associated protein 251-like; protein product: MKKIIKKEEEEEEEEEDEEEDEEEDEEEDEEEDEEEDEEEEDEEEDEEEDEEEDEEEDEEEDEDEDEEEDEDEDEDEDEEEDEDEDEDEDEDEDEDEDEDEDEDEEEDEEEDEEEDEEEDEEEDEEEEEDEDEDEDEDEDEDEDEDEEEDEEEDEEEDEDEEEEEEEEEEDEEDEEEEEDEEEEEEEDEEEDEEEDEEEDEEEDEEEDEEEDEEEDSDEAARQGNMKELYNITKRLSMKNFRHEGPVKNKDGVTLTAQQAQLQRWEKHFKELLNCEDNQEEQIYP